Proteins found in one Herbiconiux sp. A18JL235 genomic segment:
- a CDS encoding IclR family transcriptional regulator, translating to MDNLVVKAVHVLSTLRPLAGGASARELASLTGLPRSTTQRILTTLTSTGMVIQDHTTQRYKIGPRALLIGLGYNSGLTLVTEARPQMIALRDATGETVGLSVAVDNTRVFLEEVQSTAELRFASELGRLYPLWSGANGRVLMSGLPAEQIDAVLEGRALEENVDHPLSIDQTREELERAREAGYAMAFNEAIANVNSLAMPIRDATGGVTAALSISGPAGRFTPERMREAIEPLRAACAVVSSRLGGVAPAATPR from the coding sequence ATGGACAATCTGGTCGTCAAGGCGGTCCACGTTCTCAGCACCCTCAGGCCCCTGGCCGGCGGGGCGAGCGCACGGGAGCTCGCCTCGCTGACCGGGCTGCCCCGCAGCACGACCCAGCGCATCCTGACCACCCTCACCTCGACCGGCATGGTCATTCAGGACCACACGACCCAGCGCTACAAGATCGGGCCGCGTGCACTGCTCATCGGTCTCGGCTACAACAGCGGGCTCACCCTCGTGACCGAGGCGCGACCCCAGATGATCGCGCTCCGCGACGCGACCGGGGAGACGGTCGGTCTCTCGGTCGCTGTTGACAACACCCGGGTGTTCCTCGAGGAGGTGCAGAGCACCGCCGAGCTGCGCTTCGCCTCGGAGCTCGGCAGGCTCTACCCGCTCTGGTCGGGGGCCAACGGCCGCGTGCTAATGAGCGGGCTCCCGGCCGAGCAGATCGACGCCGTTCTCGAAGGTCGCGCCCTCGAGGAGAACGTCGACCACCCCCTCTCCATCGACCAGACCCGCGAAGAACTGGAGCGGGCCCGCGAGGCCGGTTACGCGATGGCCTTCAACGAGGCGATCGCGAACGTGAACTCGCTGGCGATGCCGATCCGGGATGCGACGGGAGGGGTGACCGCCGCCCTGTCGATCTCGGGCCCCGCGGGCCGCTTCACTCCCGAACGGATGCGCGAGGCGATCGAGCCGCTCCGGGCGGCGTGCGCCGTGGTGAGCTCCCGGCTCGGTGGTGTCGCCCCGGCCGCGACGCCTCGCTAG
- a CDS encoding arylsulfatase, which yields MTSTTPNIVLVLVDDMGFSDIGCYGGEVLTPNIDALADKGAKLTQFYNTARCSPSRASLLTGLHPHQTGIGILNYDDSPEGYAGTLNDRCVTIAEALEPAGYRSYISGKWHMAGDIHHPTDAWPTRRGFEKFFGTLEGAGSYFQPRTLTRNETNVEQEADDPSFYYTDAISDNAVTFIHEHTTEHADDPFFLYVAYTAPHWPLHALEEDVEKYLGRFSAGWDVLRQERLQRLVDSGIISASWPLTDRDPRVPAWDDVADQEWEAIRMAVYAAQLDRMDQGVGRIVDELKSNGQFDDTVVIFLSDNGGCAEEMPIETAKEFVTTYVTFDATTRDGREVRPGNDPSIVPGPEDTYTTYGRPWANLSNTPFREYKHWIHEGGIATPFIVSWPNGIGTDRMLRTQPHQLTDVMSTLLEVAGAPYPEQVAGRNPLPLEGVSMLPTLRDDARDTSRLLYWEHEGNCGVRRGDWKLVKKYGLEWELYDMLADRTELNDLAAEHPDIVAELSQAYDGWAERCGVIPRRRVLEIYEKRGKGLPSE from the coding sequence ATGACCTCCACCACGCCCAACATCGTCCTCGTCCTCGTCGACGACATGGGATTCTCGGACATCGGCTGCTACGGCGGCGAGGTGCTGACCCCGAACATCGACGCGCTCGCCGACAAGGGGGCGAAGCTCACCCAGTTCTACAACACCGCCCGCTGCAGCCCCTCGCGCGCGTCGCTGCTCACGGGGCTCCACCCGCACCAGACCGGCATCGGCATCCTGAACTACGACGACTCGCCGGAGGGCTATGCGGGCACCCTCAACGACCGCTGCGTGACCATCGCCGAGGCGCTGGAGCCCGCGGGGTACCGCAGCTACATCTCGGGCAAGTGGCACATGGCCGGCGACATCCACCACCCCACCGACGCCTGGCCCACCCGGCGGGGGTTCGAGAAGTTCTTCGGCACGCTCGAAGGTGCCGGCAGCTACTTCCAGCCGCGCACCCTCACGCGCAACGAGACGAACGTCGAGCAGGAGGCCGACGACCCGTCGTTCTACTACACGGATGCGATCAGCGACAACGCGGTGACGTTCATCCACGAGCACACCACGGAGCACGCCGACGACCCGTTCTTCCTGTACGTCGCCTACACCGCACCCCACTGGCCCCTCCACGCGCTCGAGGAGGACGTCGAGAAGTACCTCGGCCGCTTCTCGGCCGGGTGGGACGTGCTCCGGCAGGAGCGGCTGCAGCGGCTGGTCGATTCGGGGATCATCTCGGCGAGCTGGCCGCTCACCGATCGCGACCCCCGCGTGCCGGCCTGGGACGACGTCGCCGACCAGGAGTGGGAGGCCATCCGCATGGCGGTCTACGCGGCCCAGCTCGACCGCATGGACCAGGGTGTCGGCCGCATCGTCGACGAGCTGAAGTCGAACGGGCAGTTCGACGACACCGTGGTGATCTTCCTCTCCGACAACGGGGGCTGCGCCGAGGAGATGCCGATCGAGACGGCGAAGGAGTTCGTCACCACCTACGTCACGTTCGACGCCACAACCCGCGACGGCCGGGAGGTGCGCCCGGGCAACGACCCGAGCATCGTGCCCGGGCCGGAAGACACCTACACGACCTATGGGCGCCCCTGGGCCAACCTCTCGAATACGCCGTTCCGCGAGTACAAGCACTGGATCCACGAGGGCGGCATCGCCACCCCGTTCATCGTGAGCTGGCCGAACGGTATCGGCACCGACCGGATGCTCCGCACCCAGCCCCACCAGCTGACCGACGTCATGTCGACCCTGCTCGAGGTGGCAGGTGCACCGTACCCGGAGCAGGTGGCCGGCCGGAACCCGTTGCCCCTCGAGGGCGTCAGCATGCTGCCGACGCTGCGGGACGACGCGCGCGACACCTCGCGTCTGCTGTACTGGGAGCACGAGGGCAACTGCGGTGTGCGCCGCGGGGACTGGAAGCTCGTGAAGAAGTACGGGCTCGAGTGGGAACTCTACGACATGCTCGCCGACCGCACGGAGCTGAACGACCTCGCGGCCGAGCATCCCGACATCGTGGCGGAGCTCAGCCAGGCCTACGACGGATGGGCGGAGCGCTGCGGGGTGATCCCGCGCCGCCGCGTGCTCGAGATCTACGAGAAGCGCGGAAAGGGACTGCCGTCGGAGTGA
- a CDS encoding MFS transporter, whose amino-acid sequence MNSQSTLEERRQQRNTVTASVLGSVVEWYDFFLYATMAALVFNKEFFPDFDPLIGTLVAFGTFAAGFVTRPIGGLIFGHFGDRIGRKKILVITMLIMGGSTFAMGLLPSYAAIGVAAPIILLVLRMLQGIGLGGEWGGAAILTFEHAPRGRRGLFSAWPQTGVPLGLLLSTLAVNLVSIPGDEALVEWTWRIPFLASIVLVIVGLAVRLKVHEPRAFQDMVTTGETVKVPVLYVLRHYPKQILIGFGARFSESITFNVYNAFILTYTTTVLGLSSSYALNGLLIASVIGFVLIPLSGRLSDRFGRRPVFAVGAGVALVTAFPVFALIDSGVAGLIWIAIVLGWSLGACTMFGAEAAFFAELFPAKVRYTGMSLVYQLGVLPSGAVAPIIAIWLVSMSGSSWPVAVYVMVAAAIALVALFFAKETAHTEPDAELHARAAEAGSRSDLPNSAR is encoded by the coding sequence ATGAACTCGCAATCCACCCTTGAAGAGCGTCGCCAGCAACGCAACACCGTCACGGCGAGCGTGCTCGGCTCCGTCGTCGAGTGGTACGACTTCTTCCTCTACGCCACCATGGCCGCCCTGGTGTTCAACAAGGAGTTCTTCCCCGACTTCGATCCGCTCATCGGCACCCTGGTCGCCTTCGGCACCTTCGCCGCCGGCTTCGTCACCCGCCCCATCGGCGGACTGATCTTCGGGCACTTCGGCGACCGGATCGGCCGCAAGAAGATCCTCGTCATCACGATGCTCATCATGGGCGGCTCGACCTTCGCCATGGGCCTCCTGCCCTCCTACGCCGCGATCGGCGTCGCCGCCCCCATCATCCTGCTCGTGCTCCGCATGCTGCAGGGCATCGGGCTCGGCGGCGAGTGGGGCGGAGCGGCGATCCTGACCTTCGAGCACGCTCCCCGCGGCAGACGCGGACTGTTCTCGGCCTGGCCGCAGACGGGCGTGCCTCTCGGGCTCCTGCTCTCCACCCTCGCCGTGAACCTCGTCAGCATCCCCGGCGACGAGGCGCTCGTCGAATGGACCTGGCGCATCCCGTTCCTGGCCAGCATCGTGCTCGTCATCGTCGGCCTCGCCGTGCGCCTGAAGGTGCACGAGCCACGCGCGTTCCAGGACATGGTGACCACGGGCGAGACGGTGAAGGTCCCGGTGCTGTACGTGTTGCGGCACTACCCGAAGCAGATCCTCATCGGTTTCGGCGCCCGCTTCAGCGAGAGCATCACGTTCAACGTCTACAACGCCTTCATCCTCACCTACACCACGACCGTGCTCGGTCTCTCGAGCAGCTACGCGCTGAACGGGCTCCTCATCGCCAGCGTCATCGGCTTCGTGCTCATCCCGCTGTCGGGAAGGCTCTCCGACCGCTTCGGCCGGAGGCCTGTCTTCGCCGTCGGCGCGGGAGTCGCCCTGGTCACCGCCTTCCCGGTGTTCGCCCTCATCGACAGCGGGGTGGCCGGTCTCATCTGGATCGCGATCGTGCTGGGCTGGTCGCTCGGAGCGTGCACCATGTTCGGCGCCGAGGCGGCCTTCTTCGCCGAGCTGTTCCCGGCCAAGGTGCGCTACACGGGCATGTCGCTGGTCTATCAGCTCGGTGTGCTCCCCTCGGGCGCCGTCGCCCCCATCATCGCGATCTGGCTGGTGTCGATGTCGGGCTCGTCGTGGCCGGTCGCGGTCTACGTCATGGTCGCTGCCGCCATCGCCCTCGTCGCGCTGTTCTTCGCGAAGGAGACCGCGCACACCGAGCCCGACGCCGAGCTTCACGCCCGTGCCGCGGAGGCAGGCTCGCGCAGCGACCTCCCCAACTCCGCCCGCTGA
- a CDS encoding glycoside hydrolase family 3 C-terminal domain-containing protein produces MTTTDDRIDSLLDRLTLEDKVRLLTGRDFWTTWPIDSIGLRRILVSDGPSGVRGEVWDERSPSINLPSATALSSSWDTRIAARYGAVCAIEARRKGVDVVLGPTINLHRSPLGGRHFEAFSEDPVLTSELAAAYVTGVQRNGVGATPKHYVANDSETDRHSVDVRPDERALRELYLAAFEKSVTEAGAWLVMSAYNSVDGVTMTENPLLETPLNSEWGFDGVVVSDWTAVRSVEAANASQDLAMPGPRGAWGDALLAAVQDGRVTQAAIDRKVRRILLLAARVGALDGFDDLATAPIDDEDGVAFAREAAREGSVLVHNDGILPLDVSAVRTIAVIGHNAREARSQGGGSATVVPESVVSPLEGIRAAFPDARVEYERGAVVAQGVSELPLSVMVNPETGEPGAHVAFFDAEGVELYSEERRAAALVFIGGDAPIGSTDSIEFTTRFTPEATGTFLLGFAGLGAGTLSVDGREVASLQTDSTSNDVAAKLFSPPSASTPVELRQGEPVDLRVVFRPLRDEALTDALALTVGLEADASAPEASRARAVEAAARADVAVVVVGTNAQVESEGYDRADLDLPGEQDELVRAVAAANPRTVVIVNSGSPVLLPWRDDVGAILLTYFGGQEYGSAIGDMLAGHAEPGGRLPTTWPGAIDDVPVLDVTPQDGVLRYDEGIHIGYRAWLRAGRTPAYPFGHGLGFTEWAHEGVSVETSADGDGWIVSVHSSNRGDRAGKQVLQVYAEKADSRVERPARWLVGFESVRADAGRSAVARIRVPARTLAYWESGWQNEPGDYVLRVGVSSERLFGEVVVGFDHDGASRVGQAAEGRVGGVGD; encoded by the coding sequence ATGACCACGACCGACGACAGAATCGACTCGCTCCTCGACCGGCTCACGCTGGAAGACAAGGTGCGGTTGCTCACCGGCCGCGATTTCTGGACCACCTGGCCGATCGACTCGATCGGCCTGCGGCGCATCCTGGTCTCCGACGGCCCGAGCGGTGTGCGCGGCGAGGTCTGGGACGAACGGAGCCCCTCCATCAACCTGCCGTCGGCGACCGCGCTGTCGTCGTCCTGGGACACCCGGATCGCTGCACGCTATGGGGCGGTGTGCGCGATCGAAGCGCGACGGAAGGGCGTCGACGTGGTGCTGGGCCCGACCATCAACCTGCATCGGTCGCCCCTCGGAGGCCGGCACTTCGAGGCGTTCAGTGAAGACCCGGTGCTCACCTCGGAGCTCGCCGCGGCGTACGTCACGGGGGTGCAGCGCAACGGTGTGGGCGCCACCCCGAAGCACTACGTCGCGAACGACTCCGAGACCGACCGCCACAGCGTCGACGTGAGGCCTGACGAGCGCGCTCTGCGCGAGCTCTATCTGGCGGCGTTCGAGAAGTCGGTCACCGAGGCCGGGGCGTGGCTGGTCATGAGCGCTTACAACTCCGTCGACGGCGTGACCATGACCGAGAACCCGCTCCTGGAGACCCCTCTGAACTCCGAGTGGGGTTTCGACGGGGTCGTCGTCAGCGACTGGACCGCCGTACGGAGCGTTGAGGCGGCGAACGCCTCCCAAGACCTCGCGATGCCCGGACCCCGCGGCGCCTGGGGCGACGCGCTGCTCGCCGCCGTCCAGGACGGGCGGGTGACGCAGGCCGCCATCGATCGCAAGGTACGCCGCATCCTCCTGCTCGCCGCCCGCGTCGGTGCGCTCGACGGGTTCGACGACCTCGCCACCGCACCGATCGACGACGAGGACGGCGTCGCCTTCGCGCGGGAGGCGGCACGCGAAGGATCCGTCCTGGTGCACAACGACGGCATCCTCCCCCTGGATGTCTCGGCCGTGCGAACGATCGCGGTCATCGGCCACAACGCACGGGAAGCACGGTCGCAGGGCGGGGGAAGCGCGACGGTGGTTCCCGAGTCGGTCGTCTCGCCTCTCGAGGGCATCCGGGCGGCGTTCCCCGACGCGCGGGTGGAGTACGAACGCGGAGCCGTGGTCGCCCAAGGAGTCTCCGAGCTGCCGCTCTCCGTCATGGTCAACCCCGAGACAGGCGAGCCGGGTGCTCATGTGGCCTTCTTCGATGCAGAGGGCGTCGAGCTCTACTCCGAGGAGCGGCGGGCCGCGGCCCTGGTGTTCATCGGAGGCGACGCGCCGATCGGCTCCACCGACTCGATCGAATTCACCACGCGGTTCACTCCGGAGGCGACAGGCACGTTCCTGCTCGGCTTCGCGGGGTTGGGCGCGGGCACCCTCTCTGTCGACGGGCGCGAGGTGGCTTCGCTGCAGACGGACTCGACGAGCAACGACGTCGCCGCGAAGCTCTTCTCACCGCCCTCGGCCTCCACCCCCGTGGAGCTCCGACAGGGCGAGCCCGTCGACCTGCGCGTCGTCTTCCGGCCGCTCCGCGACGAAGCCCTCACCGATGCGCTGGCTCTCACCGTGGGGCTTGAAGCCGACGCCTCGGCGCCGGAGGCGTCACGCGCCCGCGCCGTCGAGGCCGCCGCCCGGGCCGATGTCGCCGTCGTGGTGGTCGGCACCAACGCGCAGGTGGAGTCGGAGGGCTACGACCGCGCCGACCTCGACCTGCCTGGCGAGCAGGACGAGCTCGTTCGCGCAGTGGCAGCCGCCAATCCGCGCACCGTCGTCATCGTGAACTCCGGCTCACCGGTGCTGCTGCCCTGGCGCGACGATGTCGGTGCGATCCTCCTGACCTACTTCGGCGGTCAGGAGTACGGATCGGCGATCGGCGACATGCTCGCGGGCCACGCGGAGCCCGGCGGGCGGCTCCCGACCACATGGCCGGGAGCGATCGACGACGTCCCCGTGCTCGATGTCACGCCGCAGGACGGAGTGCTGCGCTATGACGAGGGCATCCACATCGGGTATCGGGCCTGGCTCCGAGCGGGTCGCACTCCGGCCTACCCGTTCGGTCACGGCCTCGGGTTCACGGAGTGGGCACACGAGGGCGTCTCGGTGGAGACCTCCGCAGACGGCGATGGCTGGATCGTGTCGGTCCACTCGTCGAATCGGGGGGATCGTGCCGGTAAGCAGGTGCTCCAGGTCTACGCGGAGAAGGCGGACTCGCGGGTCGAAAGGCCTGCACGGTGGCTGGTCGGGTTCGAGTCCGTCCGGGCCGATGCAGGACGATCGGCGGTTGCACGCATCCGTGTTCCCGCCCGGACTCTGGCCTACTGGGAATCGGGTTGGCAGAACGAGCCGGGCGACTACGTGCTCAGAGTCGGGGTTTCGAGCGAGCGGCTGTTCGGGGAGGTCGTGGTCGGGTTCGACCACGACGGCGCGTCGAGAGTGGGGCAGGCGGCAGAAGGACGCGTCGGAGGCGTCGGCGACTAG
- a CDS encoding CPBP family glutamic-type intramembrane protease, with protein sequence MTTTQRSLAPQPGSVEPSTGESPGLRGLLRAHPLISFFVLADALSWLAWLPYVLSQNGLGVWAFRFPEVLGSSQILGVLPGAYLGPIGAAFLVTALVGGRRGLRDWGARLWRWRVAPRWYAITLLGVPAAMLLTGLVFSGGRIEAPSVAALLAFVPVLLFQMITTGLAEEPGWRDFALPRLQGRFSPLRAAFVLGPLWALWHAPLFLTEWGGFPEASWMRPAAFFVFCVAFNIVMSWVFNRTGQSLPLSMLMHVGVNTFASVLWVEMFPSLDGDVALVAMAAGAVVAAAAIILVTKGRLGLRR encoded by the coding sequence ATGACCACGACACAACGATCACTCGCTCCGCAGCCCGGTTCCGTCGAGCCCTCCACCGGGGAGTCCCCTGGTCTCCGCGGCCTGCTGCGCGCGCATCCGCTCATCTCGTTCTTCGTGCTCGCCGACGCGCTGAGCTGGCTGGCCTGGCTGCCCTACGTGCTGTCGCAGAACGGCCTCGGAGTGTGGGCGTTCCGTTTTCCCGAGGTGCTCGGCAGCAGCCAGATCCTCGGAGTGCTCCCCGGCGCCTACCTGGGTCCGATCGGCGCTGCCTTCCTCGTCACCGCGCTCGTCGGCGGCCGACGGGGCCTGCGCGACTGGGGTGCGCGGCTCTGGCGCTGGCGGGTGGCCCCGCGCTGGTACGCGATCACCCTCCTCGGTGTTCCGGCGGCCATGCTCCTCACCGGGCTCGTCTTCTCGGGCGGCCGGATCGAGGCACCGTCGGTGGCAGCGCTTCTCGCGTTCGTTCCCGTGCTGCTGTTCCAGATGATCACCACGGGTCTCGCCGAGGAGCCGGGCTGGCGCGACTTCGCCCTCCCCCGTCTGCAGGGGCGATTCTCGCCGCTGCGGGCCGCCTTCGTGCTCGGGCCGCTGTGGGCGCTCTGGCACGCGCCGCTGTTCCTCACCGAGTGGGGCGGGTTCCCCGAGGCGTCCTGGATGCGCCCCGCCGCCTTCTTCGTCTTCTGCGTCGCCTTCAACATCGTGATGTCGTGGGTGTTCAACCGCACCGGGCAGAGCCTTCCGTTGTCGATGCTCATGCACGTCGGGGTGAACACTTTCGCCTCTGTGCTCTGGGTGGAGATGTTCCCGTCCCTCGACGGCGACGTGGCGCTCGTGGCGATGGCCGCCGGTGCGGTGGTGGCCGCTGCGGCGATCATCCTCGTCACCAAAGGTCGGCTCGGCCTTCGGCGGTGA
- a CDS encoding sensor histidine kinase: MPAAQRLHRSIAVTPALVTAIVAAGAACAVGALAELDPAEHGAAPGPTTWAVTLAVLLLQSIALAGVRRAPRLALLVAAALPLVVAATAPSALFSASAVPVLVAAFSAAVQGTLRRIAVAAAASSALVAGGQFVAGMGLGRGDLLVLALESLGQGIIVVGVPIVLGSTIAAHRAAATAKEESLQAALRRREAQVGEAIARERSAMARELHDIAAHHLSGISLMASAVARQVTTDPSAARSGALQIREQSNAVLDELRSLVGLLRTSERSHGQGGDGGLETLATIAEFVASAHQTGGAVVLDVRSSPSGVLGSGIPPLAQLAAFRMVQESLTNAARHAPGAPSTVTIDDSARSELTISVTNGRGSGAPPLPRHDEGFGVLGMRERAALIGGSFDAGPTDDGGWETRMRIPRGLARADRVEEP; encoded by the coding sequence ATGCCCGCGGCGCAGCGCCTCCACCGTTCGATCGCCGTCACGCCTGCCCTCGTGACGGCGATCGTCGCCGCAGGGGCGGCCTGCGCGGTCGGCGCTCTCGCCGAGCTCGACCCGGCAGAGCACGGCGCCGCACCCGGGCCGACGACGTGGGCGGTCACGCTCGCCGTGCTCCTGCTGCAGTCGATTGCCCTGGCGGGCGTGCGCCGGGCCCCGCGCCTGGCGCTCCTGGTGGCGGCAGCGCTCCCTCTCGTAGTCGCGGCGACCGCACCCTCCGCACTGTTCAGCGCCAGCGCTGTGCCGGTGCTGGTCGCGGCGTTCTCGGCCGCGGTGCAAGGGACGCTCCGCCGGATCGCCGTCGCCGCTGCGGCATCCTCCGCACTCGTCGCAGGCGGCCAGTTCGTGGCGGGGATGGGTCTCGGTCGCGGAGATCTTCTCGTACTGGCCCTCGAGTCCCTTGGGCAGGGGATCATCGTCGTCGGCGTGCCGATCGTCCTCGGTTCGACGATCGCCGCTCACCGCGCCGCTGCGACGGCGAAGGAAGAGTCGCTGCAGGCCGCACTGCGCCGACGTGAGGCCCAGGTCGGCGAGGCGATCGCGCGCGAGCGGAGCGCCATGGCCCGGGAGCTCCACGACATCGCCGCCCACCACCTGTCGGGCATCTCGTTGATGGCCTCGGCCGTCGCCCGGCAGGTCACGACCGATCCCTCCGCCGCCCGCTCGGGTGCGCTGCAGATCCGCGAGCAGAGCAACGCGGTTCTCGACGAGCTGCGCAGCCTGGTCGGCCTGCTCCGCACGTCGGAAAGGAGTCACGGCCAGGGCGGCGACGGCGGGCTCGAGACATTGGCGACCATCGCCGAGTTCGTGGCGTCGGCGCATCAGACGGGTGGCGCCGTCGTGCTCGATGTGCGCAGCTCTCCCTCCGGCGTGCTCGGATCCGGAATCCCTCCGCTCGCCCAGCTCGCAGCGTTCCGCATGGTGCAGGAGTCGCTGACGAATGCCGCCCGCCATGCACCCGGTGCGCCGAGTACCGTGACCATCGACGACAGTGCCCGGTCTGAGCTGACGATCTCCGTGACCAACGGCAGGGGCTCCGGCGCGCCTCCGCTGCCGCGACACGATGAGGGCTTCGGTGTGCTCGGCATGCGCGAGCGCGCGGCTCTGATCGGCGGCTCGTTCGACGCGGGCCCCACGGATGACGGCGGATGGGAGACCAGAATGCGCATCCCGCGCGGGCTGGCGCGCGCAGACCGCGTGGAGGAGCCATGA
- a CDS encoding sulfatase, producing MRTNILFITADDMEGTTPGVFGGAGDVTPALDMLAAEGMIFGRAHVAVAVCQPSRSAIMTGLWPHRNGAEGFEPIHDGVPVLTEKLAEVGYVTGILGKVNHLQPVERFGWDTVVEMRELGLGRDPGRYAAETARFLANTDGRPWFLMVNAHDPHRPFHGADDERRAFGDAAAAIPRPSKVFSPDGPAATPPAYLPDLPEVRQEYAEYLSSARRCDDVVGAVLGELEASGEAESTLVVFLSDNGMAFPFSKANCYLQSTRTPLIVRWPGVVAAGSIEGDRFLTMLDLFPTFCEAAGVEAGDIDGESLVPVLQGSPSLPARTHVVTVFHETAGKGRYEMRCVQDARHGYIWNGWADDETDYRAENMAGLTWPAMVEAADRDEAIAARVGFYLKRRREELYDLRADPAGLHDLSNDPRSAAALAAARRALRTWMTETSDPLLELYDAHTGGAASAAKG from the coding sequence ATGCGCACCAACATCCTCTTCATCACGGCCGACGACATGGAGGGCACGACGCCAGGCGTCTTCGGAGGCGCGGGCGACGTGACCCCCGCCCTCGACATGCTGGCCGCCGAAGGCATGATCTTCGGGCGAGCCCACGTCGCGGTCGCCGTCTGCCAACCCAGCCGCTCGGCGATCATGACGGGTCTGTGGCCGCACCGGAACGGCGCCGAGGGGTTCGAGCCCATCCACGATGGCGTGCCGGTGCTCACCGAGAAGCTCGCGGAGGTGGGGTACGTCACAGGCATCCTCGGCAAGGTGAACCACCTCCAACCCGTCGAGCGTTTCGGCTGGGACACCGTCGTGGAGATGCGGGAGCTCGGACTCGGCCGCGACCCGGGCCGGTATGCCGCCGAGACGGCCCGCTTCCTCGCGAATACGGACGGCCGCCCGTGGTTCCTCATGGTCAACGCGCATGATCCGCACCGGCCCTTCCACGGTGCCGACGACGAGCGACGTGCGTTCGGCGACGCCGCCGCGGCGATCCCACGCCCGTCGAAGGTGTTCAGCCCCGACGGCCCGGCCGCCACACCACCCGCCTACCTGCCCGACCTCCCCGAGGTCAGGCAGGAGTACGCCGAGTACCTCAGCTCCGCCCGCCGCTGCGACGACGTGGTCGGCGCCGTGCTCGGCGAACTGGAGGCCTCGGGTGAAGCCGAGTCGACTCTCGTCGTCTTCCTCTCCGACAACGGCATGGCCTTTCCGTTCTCGAAGGCCAACTGCTACCTGCAGTCGACCCGCACCCCACTCATCGTGCGATGGCCCGGTGTCGTCGCGGCGGGCAGCATCGAGGGTGACCGATTTCTCACCATGCTCGATCTGTTCCCCACCTTCTGCGAGGCAGCGGGAGTCGAAGCAGGTGACATCGACGGGGAGAGCCTCGTCCCGGTGCTCCAGGGCTCTCCCTCCCTCCCCGCTCGCACCCACGTGGTCACCGTCTTCCACGAGACCGCGGGCAAGGGCCGATACGAGATGCGGTGCGTGCAGGATGCTCGTCACGGCTACATCTGGAACGGTTGGGCCGACGACGAGACCGACTACAGGGCGGAGAACATGGCTGGCTTGACCTGGCCCGCCATGGTCGAGGCCGCGGACCGCGACGAGGCCATCGCCGCGCGCGTCGGCTTCTACCTGAAGCGGCGACGCGAGGAGCTCTACGATCTCCGTGCCGATCCCGCCGGTCTCCACGACCTGTCGAACGACCCCCGTTCCGCGGCGGCCCTCGCTGCGGCCCGCCGCGCCCTCCGGACGTGGATGACCGAGACCTCGGACCCGCTGCTCGAGCTCTACGACGCACACACCGGTGGGGCCGCCTCCGCCGCGAAAGGATGA
- a CDS encoding response regulator, producing the protein MIRVTIADDQPLVRAGLAALVGSEADIEVVGVAADGIEALELALELVPDVACLDIRMPGLDGIEVAARLCGPDADPKIPVLILTTFDIDDYVFRALEAGVSGFLLKDSDPDEIIRAIRSVAEGHGTLDRTLTRRVVDEYVQRRRLQPVTAARAVELLTAREREILLLLAQGLTNEQIAAELVVEVATVKSHLARLLPKLGVQSRLQAAVWAYQNRVVTVEEPGGAR; encoded by the coding sequence ATGATCCGGGTCACGATCGCCGACGACCAGCCCCTCGTGCGCGCCGGGCTCGCCGCGCTCGTCGGCTCCGAAGCCGACATCGAGGTGGTCGGGGTCGCCGCCGACGGCATCGAGGCCCTCGAGCTGGCGCTCGAACTCGTGCCCGACGTGGCGTGTCTCGACATCCGGATGCCAGGCCTCGATGGCATCGAGGTCGCAGCACGGCTCTGCGGGCCCGACGCCGACCCGAAGATCCCCGTGCTCATCCTCACCACCTTCGACATCGACGACTACGTCTTCCGCGCACTCGAGGCGGGGGTGTCCGGGTTCCTGCTGAAAGACTCCGACCCCGACGAGATCATCCGCGCGATCAGGAGCGTCGCCGAGGGCCATGGCACGCTCGACCGCACCCTCACCCGACGCGTCGTCGACGAGTACGTGCAGCGTCGCCGGCTGCAGCCGGTCACCGCCGCCCGGGCTGTCGAGCTGCTCACGGCGAGGGAGCGAGAGATCCTGCTGTTGCTCGCCCAGGGCCTGACCAACGAGCAGATCGCCGCCGAGCTCGTGGTGGAGGTCGCGACGGTGAAGTCGCACCTGGCGAGGCTGCTGCCGAAACTCGGGGTGCAGTCGCGGCTGCAGGCCGCTGTGTGGGCGTATCAGAACCGCGTGGTGACGGTGGAGGAGCCGGGCGGCGCGCGCTGA